One Pararhizobium sp. IMCC3301 DNA segment encodes these proteins:
- the iolC gene encoding 5-dehydro-2-deoxygluconokinase: MLDVITIGRSSVDLYGAQIGGRLEDMRSFNKYVGGSPTNMAVGTARLGLKSALITRVGDEHMGRFICETLAGEGVEIGGIVTDPQRLTALVLLGIRDQEQFPLIFYRENCADMALCEADIDPEFIGRARCVTVTGTHLSNPQTEAAVLKALRIAREKGLKTALDIDFRPNLWGLAGHGEGESRFVASAKVTQKLMSTLHLFDLIVGTEEEFHIAGGSTDTLTSLNAVRQVSSATLVCKRGPMGAVAFDGAIAKNLDDGLSGPGFPIEVFNVLGAGDGFMSGLLKGWLTDEDWPTTLKYANACGAFAVSRHGCAPAYPSWQELQFFFEHGVRNPALRKDQELEQIHWSTNRVGEWPQIRIFAFDHRSQLEDIALDANADDAQIGVFKQLCLKAAHTVAEGRPGYGILCDNRLGRDALYAASGSGLWIGRPVELPGSRPLALEAELGLDYGSALAEWPREQVVKVLCFYHPDDAAAMKAGQEATILRLAEAARSNGLEFLLEVIPSKVGPVGDTTTAEIISRFYQLGVFPDWWKLEPMRSKAAWTAACDTISRNDPHVRGIVILGLDAPEAELAESFAIAASYPLVKGFAVGRTIFADVARQWFRSALTDEEAIEEMARRYDRLCRLWDKARRRSGQTTTIDEN; this comes from the coding sequence TCGGCTCTCATCACCCGTGTCGGTGATGAGCATATGGGCCGCTTCATTTGTGAGACGCTTGCAGGCGAAGGGGTCGAGATCGGCGGCATCGTCACCGATCCGCAGCGGTTGACAGCTTTGGTGTTGCTGGGGATTCGCGATCAGGAGCAGTTTCCCCTGATTTTTTACCGCGAAAACTGTGCGGATATGGCGCTGTGTGAAGCCGATATCGACCCGGAGTTTATCGGCCGGGCCCGCTGCGTCACGGTGACGGGTACGCATTTATCCAACCCGCAAACCGAGGCGGCGGTGCTGAAGGCTCTGCGCATCGCCCGGGAAAAGGGCCTGAAAACAGCGCTGGATATCGATTTTCGTCCAAATCTGTGGGGTCTGGCCGGCCACGGCGAGGGAGAAAGCCGGTTCGTCGCCTCTGCCAAGGTGACGCAGAAGCTGATGTCGACGCTGCATCTGTTCGATCTGATTGTGGGAACCGAGGAAGAATTTCACATCGCCGGTGGCAGCACCGATACATTGACTTCTCTGAATGCCGTGCGTCAGGTGTCGTCAGCAACGCTGGTGTGCAAGCGCGGCCCGATGGGCGCCGTGGCATTTGATGGAGCGATTGCAAAAAATCTGGATGACGGGTTGTCGGGCCCGGGCTTTCCGATCGAGGTTTTCAATGTACTGGGCGCAGGAGACGGCTTCATGTCCGGCCTGCTGAAAGGCTGGCTGACTGATGAAGACTGGCCGACAACGTTGAAATACGCCAATGCCTGCGGCGCCTTTGCCGTATCGCGTCATGGCTGCGCCCCGGCCTATCCCAGCTGGCAGGAATTGCAGTTCTTCTTCGAACACGGCGTGCGCAATCCGGCGCTGCGCAAGGATCAGGAGCTGGAGCAAATTCACTGGTCGACCAACCGGGTTGGCGAGTGGCCTCAGATCCGCATTTTCGCATTCGACCACCGCTCGCAGCTGGAGGATATCGCCCTGGACGCCAATGCAGACGATGCTCAAATCGGCGTTTTCAAGCAACTGTGCCTCAAGGCTGCCCATACGGTTGCTGAAGGCCGTCCTGGCTACGGAATTCTGTGTGACAACCGGCTTGGCCGCGATGCGCTGTATGCCGCCAGCGGTTCGGGATTGTGGATCGGCCGGCCTGTGGAACTGCCAGGGTCCCGGCCATTGGCGCTTGAGGCCGAATTGGGCCTCGACTATGGCTCAGCCTTGGCCGAGTGGCCACGCGAGCAGGTGGTCAAGGTACTGTGTTTCTATCACCCTGATGATGCTGCTGCGATGAAGGCCGGTCAGGAAGCCACAATCCTGCGGCTTGCGGAAGCCGCCCGCAGCAATGGCCTTGAATTTCTGCTGGAAGTGATACCCTCGAAAGTCGGCCCGGTTGGCGATACGACAACAGCCGAGATCATCAGCCGTTTCTACCAGCTTGGCGTGTTTCCGGACTGGTGGAAGCTGGAGCCGATGCGCAGCAAGGCCGCCTGGACAGCGGCCTGCGACACCATCTCCCGCAATGATCCGCATGTGCGCGGCATCGTGATACTCGGTCTCGATGCGCCCGAAGCTGAATTGGCTGAAAGTTTTGCCATTGCAGCCTCTTATCCGCTGGTCAAGGGATTTGCTGTCGGCAGAACCATTTTCGCCGATGTGGCCCGTCAGTGGTTCCGTTCCGCCCTGACGGATGAAGAGGCCATTGAAGAGATGGCGCGGCGTTATGACCGGTTGTGTCGGCTCTGGGACAAGGCCAGACGCAGGTCAGGGCAGACCACAACCATCGACGAAAATTGA
- the iolB gene encoding 5-deoxy-glucuronate isomerase, producing MAKLHIKPQGTTGKVHDITPQSADWGYVGFALHRLEPGDSVAEHSGDREVILVLVEGKATISGAGQDFGELGERMSVFERGKPHCVYIPNGQDWSATATTRCELAVCSAPGKGNYPAQRITDIGFEERGKGANTRFIHPIAMEERDIADSLLVTEVFTPQGNWSSYPPHRHDEDNFPEMTYLEETYYHRLNPKQGYGIQRVFTEDGSLDETMAVSDGDVVLVPKGHHPCGSPYGYEMYYLNVMAGPLRKWRFKNHPDHDWIAQRDAKA from the coding sequence ATGGCAAAACTGCATATCAAACCCCAGGGCACTACCGGCAAGGTGCACGATATCACGCCGCAAAGCGCGGATTGGGGCTATGTCGGATTTGCCTTGCACAGGCTGGAGCCGGGGGACAGTGTTGCAGAACACAGCGGTGACCGGGAGGTCATTCTGGTTCTGGTGGAAGGCAAGGCTACCATCTCGGGCGCCGGACAGGACTTCGGCGAACTGGGTGAGCGGATGAGTGTTTTTGAACGCGGCAAACCGCATTGCGTCTACATACCCAATGGCCAGGACTGGAGCGCAACCGCGACCACGCGCTGCGAACTGGCAGTGTGCAGCGCGCCCGGCAAGGGCAACTATCCGGCGCAGCGCATCACCGATATCGGCTTTGAAGAGCGCGGCAAGGGTGCCAATACAAGGTTCATCCATCCAATTGCAATGGAAGAGCGGGATATCGCCGACAGTCTGCTGGTCACCGAAGTGTTCACGCCCCAGGGCAACTGGTCCTCTTACCCGCCACACCGCCATGACGAGGACAATTTTCCGGAGATGACCTATCTGGAAGAGACCTATTACCACCGGCTCAATCCAAAACAGGGCTACGGCATTCAGCGGGTTTTCACCGAAGATGGCAGCCTCGATGAAACCATGGCGGTTTCTGACGGCGATGTCGTGCTGGTGCCCAAAGGGCATCATCCTTGCGGCAGCCCTTACGGCTATGAAATGTACTATCTGAATGTCATGGCCGGGCCGCTGCGCAAATGGCGCTTCAAAAATCATCCCGATCATGACTGGATCGCGCAGCGGGATGCGAAAGCATAA
- a CDS encoding DedA family protein translates to MSDWVLGLLPQYGILALFCLTFGSCLGIPIPSSFALLLAGSFAAVGDFDLIAVLSAGLSGAIAGDQAGYFLGRWKGRAVLQYASARPWLKTQIREATGFSARRGVWAVFFSRWLVSPLGPAINLLSGSLPMVWWGFALASMAGELVWIGMYAGLGYAFNTQIQLIGDLLGNMAWLLAALLIMILLGRRILRHVNHSGVKIP, encoded by the coding sequence ATGAGTGACTGGGTGCTTGGTCTTTTGCCGCAATATGGCATTCTCGCGCTTTTCTGTCTGACGTTCGGCAGCTGCCTTGGAATTCCAATTCCGTCAAGCTTCGCGCTGCTGTTGGCAGGGTCTTTCGCCGCCGTCGGGGATTTTGACCTCATCGCTGTGCTCAGTGCGGGCTTGTCCGGTGCCATTGCCGGAGATCAGGCAGGATATTTTCTAGGCCGCTGGAAAGGCCGTGCCGTGCTGCAATATGCCAGTGCGCGACCATGGCTTAAAACGCAAATCAGGGAAGCCACCGGATTCAGCGCGCGCCGCGGCGTCTGGGCGGTGTTTTTCTCCCGCTGGCTTGTCAGTCCGCTTGGACCCGCGATCAATCTGCTGTCCGGATCATTGCCTATGGTCTGGTGGGGATTTGCGCTGGCCAGCATGGCTGGCGAGCTGGTCTGGATTGGGATGTATGCCGGGCTTGGATATGCATTCAACACACAGATTCAGCTGATAGGCGACCTTCTTGGCAACATGGCATGGTTGCTGGCGGCACTCCTGATCATGATCCTGCTGGGACGCCGTATTCTCAGACATGTGAACCATTCAGGCGTGAAAATTCCGTAG
- a CDS encoding sugar phosphate isomerase/epimerase: MATTIKGPAIFLAQFAGDAAPFNTLPNITRWAADLGYKGVQIPTFVSSLFDLDKAAESQTYCDEVKGICAQSGVEITELSTHLQGQLVAVHPAYDSQFDAFAPTEVHGNPKARQEWAVDQMKKAAVASRNLGLDVSVSFTGSLAFPYIYPWPQRPAGLIEEAFAELARRWKPILDVYEDHGVDVAYEIHPCEDVFDGVTFEMFLEQLKGHKRCMINYDPSHFLLQQLDYLAFIDIYHERISAFHVKDAEFNPDGRQGVYSGYQSWENRAGRFRSLGDGQVDFAGIFSKLAKYNYDSWAVLEWECCLKHPEQGAAEGAPFIADHIIHVTEKAFDDFAGGSTDHAQIKKILGL, encoded by the coding sequence ATGGCAACGACGATAAAAGGCCCGGCAATCTTTCTGGCGCAGTTTGCCGGAGATGCAGCACCCTTCAACACTTTGCCGAACATCACCAGATGGGCCGCCGATCTGGGTTATAAGGGTGTGCAGATCCCGACCTTTGTCAGCTCCCTGTTCGATCTGGACAAGGCGGCGGAGTCCCAAACCTATTGTGATGAAGTGAAAGGTATCTGTGCGCAATCCGGCGTTGAGATTACCGAATTGTCGACCCATCTGCAGGGCCAGCTGGTTGCGGTCCACCCCGCCTATGACAGCCAGTTCGACGCTTTTGCGCCGACTGAAGTTCACGGCAATCCGAAAGCCCGGCAGGAATGGGCTGTCGACCAGATGAAGAAGGCTGCAGTGGCCTCGCGCAATCTCGGTCTCGATGTGTCGGTGTCATTTACCGGATCACTGGCCTTTCCCTACATCTATCCCTGGCCGCAGCGCCCGGCCGGTCTGATTGAAGAAGCCTTTGCCGAACTGGCGCGGCGCTGGAAGCCGATTCTCGATGTCTATGAGGATCACGGCGTCGATGTCGCCTATGAGATTCATCCCTGCGAAGATGTGTTTGACGGCGTTACCTTTGAAATGTTTTTGGAGCAGCTCAAAGGCCACAAGCGCTGCATGATCAATTATGATCCCTCGCACTTTTTGCTGCAGCAACTGGATTATCTGGCCTTCATCGATATTTATCACGAACGAATCTCGGCGTTTCACGTCAAGGATGCGGAGTTCAATCCCGATGGCCGCCAGGGCGTCTATTCCGGCTATCAGTCCTGGGAGAACCGGGCAGGGCGGTTCCGCTCGCTTGGCGATGGCCAGGTGGATTTTGCCGGGATTTTTTCAAAGCTGGCGAAATATAATTATGACAGCTGGGCGGTTCTGGAGTGGGAGTGCTGCCTGAAGCACCCCGAACAGGGTGCAGCGGAAGGCGCGCCCTTCATCGCAGATCACATCATTCATGTCACCGAAAAGGCGTTTGATGATTTTGCCGGTGGGTCAACCGACCACGCCCAGATCAAGAAGATCCTTGGCCTCTGA